Below is a window of Actinomycetes bacterium DNA.
TCCCGGCAGGCCGTTCACGATCTTCTCGATCCGCTCCGACTAATGCGCCCGCCAACGCCACGGTTTCTCTTTGATCGCCAAGCCCGACCAAAGACGGTTGTCTCGCTAGTCCAGAACGCCGTGGTTGGTGACTCCCGAGTACAGAAAGTTGCTGACTCGCTGGCGCGTTTTGGATATCAGTCCATCCTGCTCGGCAGGGCGCCAGATGACGTGCCCGACGGAGATTGGTTTCTCGTTGGCAACGCCGTGGTCATCCGCTTGCCGGTGCGCCCGACCACTATTCGCTCGCAACGTGATGCCCCACCAGGATCCCCGCTCACTCGACTTATTGGTTATTCCGGCGAATCGGCCGATATGACAGCAGAACGCCGGTCGCAGCGGGAGCGAGACATGCTGCAGCCGGGGGAGCGAGTTCCGTTCCAGAGTCGGGTTCGCAACCGACTGGCGCGCTGGCGTCGCTCGGTATATCGGGACAATAAAGAGTCCTTTACTACCGGTGCTGAACGGAATCGGTACCACCAGCGCAAGGCCAACCGACTGCTGGGAAAGCGTTCCCATGCTGACCCGGAGAGCGCCTACCCGGTCATCGGCGATCTCGAAGAACAATTCGGACCGGCCTTGGACGTGCTTCTTCCGCACGCAATCCACGTCCACGACCCTTCACTGCTCGGAATTGCGGCGCGGGCTCGTAACCGCATGCGCAACCAAGGTCTGGCAGTACCGGTCATTTACGACGCCCACGAGTGGACTCCCGGCATGGAGCGGCCGCATGCGTACCACACGGCAGCGCTTTCAGCTCTCGAGCGCCAGATGATTGACGAAGCTGACGTCAACATCACCGTCTCCGACACCATCGCCAACATGATGGTGAAAGAGTTTCAGCTACCCACCACCCCGGTTGTCATCGAGAACGCGCCACGCGCGGGCATCGACTCACAGTTCCGAGACATCCGCTCAGACGCCGGCGTACCAGCGGACGCGCCCTTGCTGGTCTACGTCGGCATCATCTCCGAAATCCGCGGGTTGTCCGACGCGGTTGCGGCACTGAAGTACTTGCCAACCGCGCATCTGGTCACCGTCAGCCCCAAGGGACGCCAGTTGCGCAACGTGCAACAGCAAGCGGCGGCCGATGGGGTTGCCCATCGATTCCATCAGGTCGACTACGTTCCGGCAGACAAGGTTCCGTCGTACCTGCGCACTGCGGATATCGGATTGGCACCGCATCGCCCCTCGGGAAATCACGGTCTGGCGCTGCCCACCAAGTTCCGGGAGTACCTCCTAGCTGGCCTGCCGATCGTGGCGACCGATCTCGGAGTGGTTGGCGAGTTCATCCGCGACGCCAGGATCGGCGAAACAAGCAAGCCTGCTGACCCAGCAGACTTCGCCGCGGCATTGAGCAAGGTGATCGAGAATCCGGACAAGTATCGGTCTCAAATCACTACCGAACTGACAGACCCGCAGACCTGGGAGGCGCAGGAGCAACGACTCGCCGCGATCTATACCGATGCGATCGGGGCACCTGGCGACGCAGCCACACCCTCGCCGCAACTCCTCATCGGGCCAAAGAACAGCGCCGGACAGGCGTACGCCTGGGCTCGTTCCCTTCGAACCGCCGGAGTTGACGCGGTGTCAGTCGAGATCGGCAGCAGCGACCGGTTCTTCGCCTACCCGGCAGACCTGACCATCCCGGAACAATCACTCAACTCGCTAGATCGCCGCACCAGCGGTCTGCTCAATCTCGTGACGAAGACGCAAGCGATCATCCTCGAGTCGGGCGCACCCCTGGCTGCCGCCGACCCCGCTCGCATTCCCTCGCGGCGATCGGGTTTTCGGCAAGCGCGCATCCTGCGGGACGCCGGGTATCGCGTCGGTCTCATATTCCATGGGTCAGATATTCGCCGCCCGGACATCCACATCAGGACCCACCACGACTCACCCTTCACCAATCCTGCCGCCGCAGACCTCACCGAAACCCTGCGAGACAGCACCCGGATCGTCCACGAAGAACTGGCGAACTGGGAAGGGCCGGTGATGGTCAGCACCCCGGATCTGTTGGGCACGACTGCTGGCGCGCAGTGGGTGCCGGTAGTGGTGAATCTCGCGGACTTTCCGTTCCCATCCGACCACGCCAACGAAGAGAGCAATCTGCCACCCCTGGTGGTTCACCTGCCCTCCTCCTCTTTGCTCAAGGGAACGCATCTCATTGACCCAGTCCTGCGCCGCCTGGCTGGTGAGGGAGTCATCCGGTACGCGCGCTACGAACATCTTCCCCATGAGGAAGTGCCAGCGATCATGAGTCAGGCGGATATCTTTGTTGATCAACTCGGCATGGGAATTCTTGGCGTCGCCGGTATCGAAGCGATGGCCGCCGGAGCAGCATTGGTCACAGATCCTGGCCCGGAGGCGCTCGCAGCCTACGGTGAGGAGGTGCCGCTGATCGCGATTGACGCCGCGACCTTGGAAGACTCGATACGCGAGTTAGTCGCCGATCACGAGCTCCGTCGCGAACTCACGATCGCCGGTAGAGCATTCGCGGAACGGCACCACGACGGCCGAAGATCCGCAGCGGCTATCGCAACAGCCATGGATCTGGAACTCCCGGCCGGAACAAACGATCAATAGCCCGGAAACCGTTGGGTTGATCTACCGCGGCGAGGGCTGCTCGGTCGGGGCTGAATCACGAGGACGGCAACTCGCCATTCGACGTCCGACAAGGAACCGGTCCGCCAGGCAAAAACCTGACGGACCGGTCAACGCGGTGGCGGTGGGATTTGAACCCACGGAGGCTTTGACACCTCACACGATTTCGAATCGTGCTCCTTTGGCCGCTCGGACACGCCACCGCCCACGAGGATACCGGGCGTGGCCTACGCCGATGCAGCCGGAGGCCGCTATTCGTCCCCTCGCATCCGTTGCTGCGCAAAGAAGTTCGAGACCAATTCGCCGCAGTCCGCCGCCAGTACTCCAGAAATGACTTCCGGGCGATGCGGCATTCGTGGATCTCGCGGGATGTCCAGTAACGAACCGCAGGCACCGTAGTCGGGGTTGTAGGCCCCGAAGACGATCCGATCAACTCGGCTACTGACCGCGGCACCGGCACACATGGGGCAGGGCTCCAACGTGGCGACGAGCGAACAACCGTCCAGCCGCCAGCTACCCCGCGACTCACCGGCAGCTCGCAGCGCGCGAATCTCCGCATGTGCGGTCGGGTCGGTGTCGCCTGCCCGCTCATTCACGCCAGAACCGATAACCGTCCCATCAGGATCCACAACTAGCGCCGCAACCGGCACATCCTGGAAAGGCCCCACGAGCAACTTCAGCGCCTGCCGCATGGTCGCTTCGTCGGCGTCAGAGAACTTCACCGAAGCGTCAATTCAGACTTCTTTGACAGCGGTGACGACCTTGGTGAGCGAATCCTTTGCGTCACCAAACAGCAGTGTGGTCTTGGGTTCAAAGAGCAGTTCGTTTTCAATACCGGCAAACCCGGGGCGCATTGAGCGTTTCAAGAAGACCACCTGGCGCGCGGAGTTCACGTCCAGAATGGGCATCCCGTAGATCGGTGCAGTCGGGTCGGTCTTGGCGGCTGGATTGACCACGTCGTTCGCGCCAACCACTAGCGCGACGTCAGCATCCGGGAATTCCGGATTGATTTCATCCATCTCTTTCAGCTGCTCGTACGGCACATTCGCCTCGGCCAACAGCACGTTCATGTGCCCGGGCATTCGACCCGCCACCGGGTGGATCGCGTAGTCCACGTCGATGCCCTTCTCCGTCAACAAGTCCGCCAACTCTCGCAGCGTGCTTTGCGCCTGGGCCACTGCCAATCCGTAGCCCGGCACCAGGATGACCTTGTTGGCATAGCCGAGCATGATGGCCACATCGTTGGGAGTACCCGAACGGACCGGTCGATCGGACCCCCCGCCTCCGGCCGAACTGGCCGATGCGCTGAAGGCACCAAACAGCGTGTTCGTCAGCGGCCGCCCCATGGCCTCGGCCATCAGTCGGGTAAGCAGGGTTCCGGACGCGCCTACCAAAGTGCCTGCCACGATGAGCAGTACGTTGCCCAACACATAGCCACCCGCCGCAACTGAGAGACCGGTGAAGGCATTCAGCAGCGAGATAACAATCGGGACATCCGCTCCGCCGACTGGCAGTACGAACAGCACACCGAAGACCAACGACAGCACCAGCAGGGAAATCAGCAGCCAGGTCTGCGGGTCAACGACTAGCCAGATCCCACCCACGATTCCGGCAGCAGCCACCAACATGGTGATGTACTTGCCGCCGGGCAGCACCAGCGGTCGGGTAGTGATCAACTCCTGCAGTTTCAGGAAAGTGACAATCGATCCGCTGAATGAGACTGAACCAACGATCACGGTGAACACGGTTGCGGCAAGTGCCGCCTTGTTCTCGGTCGCGGACTCCAGGTACTCGATGACGCTCACCAATGCGGCCGCGCCGCCACCGACACCATTGAACAGCGCCACCATCTGCGGCATCTGCGTCATTTCCACTCGCCGAGCAGCGACCAAACCGATGAGACTGCCAACCAGAATCGCGCCCAGAATGAGCACCAGGTTGCGCACCGGAATATCCCCCGGCCAGCCCTCGCGGTTGAAGAACACCACCACGGTGGCGATCAGGGCACCGAGCGCGCCAAGCATGACACCGCGTCGTGCTGTACGCGGGTGCGATAGCCCCTTGAGGGTCAAAATGAAGAGAACGGCTGCTACCAAGTTGGCCAAATGAACCCACAGCGGCGTCGCGGTCATGAGTCGGACCCCCCGTCGGTGCCGTCGGCCGCTTTACCTTTGAACATCTCCAACATGCGGTCAGTGACAACGAAGCCACCAACCAGATTGATTGCGCTGAGCACGATGGCGGCAGTACCCAGAACCAGTGGCAGCGTCTCTTCTGCCGTGGCGGTAACCAGGATCGCGCCGACCAAGATGATGCCGTGAATGGCATTGGCCCCGGACATCAACGGGGTATGCAGAATCGCCGAGACTTTCGCGATGACTTCGAAGCCGAGGAAAACGCTGAGTACGAAGATGGTGAGCAGCGCCAATTGGCTGTAGGCCTCGGAATCAGCCGACCCTTCGGCCACCACGCTCAGCACTGTCTGAATCATGCTGCTCCCTCGGAGTCTGGTTCCGCGAGGGCGGGCAATCCCAGGGCCTCACGTGCGATCGGCTGACGTACCTCACCGTTCAGCACCACCGCTGCACCAGCCACGATCTCATCATCAACGTCCAAATGGATCTGCCCGTCATCGGTGATCAGAGTCGTGACGGCGGCCACGTTCATGGCGTACAACTGCGAAGCGTGTACCGGCATGGAACTCCCCACGTCCTGAGCTCCCCAGATCCGTACGCCGCCCTGGTCGACAACCTCACCGGGACGTGAACCAGCGACGTTTCCACCACTTTCACTGGCGAGATCAACGACGACGGCGCCGGGTCGCATGC
It encodes the following:
- a CDS encoding glycosyltransferase, which produces MILLLTAKKNVTVNQKLAKWGPVETVRVPTAPKRSGRTGRLNPDDKPHWAEQKLHQIIDDANFDEVQAVVCADVKSQPFAQILSEWLPDTAVLADQETAAGILAELNEKGVPVSRQAVHDLLDPLRLMRPPTPRFLFDRQARPKTVVSLVQNAVVGDSRVQKVADSLARFGYQSILLGRAPDDVPDGDWFLVGNAVVIRLPVRPTTIRSQRDAPPGSPLTRLIGYSGESADMTAERRSQRERDMLQPGERVPFQSRVRNRLARWRRSVYRDNKESFTTGAERNRYHQRKANRLLGKRSHADPESAYPVIGDLEEQFGPALDVLLPHAIHVHDPSLLGIAARARNRMRNQGLAVPVIYDAHEWTPGMERPHAYHTAALSALERQMIDEADVNITVSDTIANMMVKEFQLPTTPVVIENAPRAGIDSQFRDIRSDAGVPADAPLLVYVGIISEIRGLSDAVAALKYLPTAHLVTVSPKGRQLRNVQQQAAADGVAHRFHQVDYVPADKVPSYLRTADIGLAPHRPSGNHGLALPTKFREYLLAGLPIVATDLGVVGEFIRDARIGETSKPADPADFAAALSKVIENPDKYRSQITTELTDPQTWEAQEQRLAAIYTDAIGAPGDAATPSPQLLIGPKNSAGQAYAWARSLRTAGVDAVSVEIGSSDRFFAYPADLTIPEQSLNSLDRRTSGLLNLVTKTQAIILESGAPLAAADPARIPSRRSGFRQARILRDAGYRVGLIFHGSDIRRPDIHIRTHHDSPFTNPAAADLTETLRDSTRIVHEELANWEGPVMVSTPDLLGTTAGAQWVPVVVNLADFPFPSDHANEESNLPPLVVHLPSSSLLKGTHLIDPVLRRLAGEGVIRYARYEHLPHEEVPAIMSQADIFVDQLGMGILGVAGIEAMAAGAALVTDPGPEALAAYGEEVPLIAIDAATLEDSIRELVADHELRRELTIAGRAFAERHHDGRRSAAAIATAMDLELPAGTNDQ
- a CDS encoding nucleoside deaminase; the encoded protein is MRQALKLLVGPFQDVPVAALVVDPDGTVIGSGVNERAGDTDPTAHAEIRALRAAGESRGSWRLDGCSLVATLEPCPMCAGAAVSSRVDRIVFGAYNPDYGACGSLLDIPRDPRMPHRPEVISGVLAADCGELVSNFFAQQRMRGDE
- a CDS encoding NAD(P)(+) transhydrogenase (Re/Si-specific) subunit beta, with translation MTATPLWVHLANLVAAVLFILTLKGLSHPRTARRGVMLGALGALIATVVVFFNREGWPGDIPVRNLVLILGAILVGSLIGLVAARRVEMTQMPQMVALFNGVGGGAAALVSVIEYLESATENKAALAATVFTVIVGSVSFSGSIVTFLKLQELITTRPLVLPGGKYITMLVAAAGIVGGIWLVVDPQTWLLISLLVLSLVFGVLFVLPVGGADVPIVISLLNAFTGLSVAAGGYVLGNVLLIVAGTLVGASGTLLTRLMAEAMGRPLTNTLFGAFSASASSAGGGGSDRPVRSGTPNDVAIMLGYANKVILVPGYGLAVAQAQSTLRELADLLTEKGIDVDYAIHPVAGRMPGHMNVLLAEANVPYEQLKEMDEINPEFPDADVALVVGANDVVNPAAKTDPTAPIYGMPILDVNSARQVVFLKRSMRPGFAGIENELLFEPKTTLLFGDAKDSLTKVVTAVKEV
- a CDS encoding NAD(P) transhydrogenase subunit alpha, with the translated sequence MIQTVLSVVAEGSADSEAYSQLALLTIFVLSVFLGFEVIAKVSAILHTPLMSGANAIHGIILVGAILVTATAEETLPLVLGTAAIVLSAINLVGGFVVTDRMLEMFKGKAADGTDGGSDS